The following are encoded in a window of Roseimaritima ulvae genomic DNA:
- a CDS encoding alpha-hydroxy acid oxidase, whose translation MTALDYDPRFPGIDDLRNRARKRIPRFAFEYLDGGCNEDVNLHRNTAEIRDVELIPQYLSKHIRSDMSTELFGHTYDAPFGISPIGLQGLMWPRTPEILAAAAFQHNIPFCLSTVSTSSIETIAKITEGRAWFQLYHPTEDHVRDDIIRRVQEAQLPVLVILADVPTFGYRPRDIRNGLAMPPSMSLRNILQILGRPHWALQTLVNGQPAFETLKPYMPKGLNLKQLGQFMDKTFSGRLNEEKIKPIRDMWPGKLVVKGIACEADAERCLRLGVDGLWVSNHGGRQLDAGESAIKALRGIVEKYKGQATIMMDSGIRSGPDIARTLATGADFTMLGRTFMYGAAALGKRGGNHTIAILKRQLQQVMEQLCCQRVADFPNHLSPKP comes from the coding sequence ATGACTGCACTTGACTACGACCCCCGCTTTCCCGGCATCGATGACTTGCGCAACCGGGCCCGCAAACGCATTCCCCGGTTTGCTTTTGAATACCTGGATGGCGGCTGCAATGAAGATGTCAACCTGCATCGCAATACGGCCGAAATCCGTGATGTGGAACTGATCCCACAGTACCTGTCCAAGCACATTCGTTCGGACATGAGTACAGAATTGTTCGGTCACACCTACGACGCACCGTTTGGTATCTCGCCGATCGGGCTGCAAGGATTGATGTGGCCGCGAACGCCAGAGATTTTAGCGGCGGCCGCGTTTCAACATAACATTCCGTTTTGTTTAAGCACGGTGTCGACCAGCAGCATCGAAACGATCGCCAAAATCACCGAAGGGCGAGCTTGGTTCCAACTCTACCATCCCACCGAAGATCACGTCCGCGACGATATCATCCGTCGTGTGCAGGAAGCCCAGTTGCCCGTGCTGGTGATCTTGGCCGACGTTCCCACGTTTGGCTATCGGCCGCGCGATATCCGCAACGGTTTGGCGATGCCGCCCAGCATGTCGCTGCGCAATATCCTGCAGATTCTGGGGCGGCCGCACTGGGCCCTGCAAACCCTGGTTAACGGGCAACCCGCTTTTGAAACCCTCAAACCCTACATGCCCAAGGGCCTGAACCTGAAGCAGCTCGGACAGTTCATGGACAAGACGTTTTCGGGTCGCTTGAACGAGGAAAAAATCAAACCGATTCGCGATATGTGGCCCGGCAAGTTGGTCGTCAAAGGCATTGCCTGTGAAGCCGACGCGGAGCGTTGTCTGCGGTTGGGCGTGGATGGCTTGTGGGTTTCCAACCACGGCGGCCGTCAACTGGATGCGGGCGAATCGGCGATCAAGGCGCTGCGAGGCATTGTGGAGAAATACAAGGGACAAGCTACGATCATGATGGATTCCGGCATCCGCAGCGGACCGGATATCGCTCGTACGCTGGCCACCGGAGCCGACTTTACGATGCTCGGTCGCACGTTCATGTACGGTGCCGCGGCATTGGGCAAACGCGGCGGTAACCACACGATCGCGATCCTTAAACGTCAACTGCAACAAGTCATGGAACAACTCTGCTGCCAACGCGTCGCCGACTTCCCCAATCACCTGTCTCCAAAGCCCTAG